A window of Cellulomonas sp. SLBN-39 genomic DNA:
CCGCCGTGCGCACGTCGCCCTCCCCCGCCGTCATGACCCGGTGCTGTCACATGTGCTGCATGTGCCCCTGCACCGGCCCCTGCTGACCCCAGCACGCCGACCCGGTCACCCCGGGTCCCGCCGGTGCCCACCACCCCCGCGTGGTCGACCGGCGCCGCCGGACGCCCGCGCACGACCCCCCGGGACGTCCCCCATGGCCCTCACCAGCCCCGTCGCCACCGACCGCCGCGCGCACACCGTCGCGCTGCGCGACGTGCGGCGCGCGTTCGCGACGCCCGCCGGCCCGCACACGGTGCTGCGGTCCGTCGACGTCGAGCTGCACGCGGGCGAGATCGTCGCCCTCGTCGGCCCGTCCGGCTGCGGCAAGTCGACCCTCCTGCGCCAGGTCAGCGGGCTCGACACCCCGGACGGCGGCCAGATCCTGCTCGACGGCACCCCCGTCACCGGGGTCGACGCCCGCACTGCCGTCGCCTTCCAGGAGCCGCGCCTGCTGCCGTGGCGCACGCTCGCCCAGAACGTCGCCCTCGGCCTGCGGCCCGGCACCGACAAGGCCGCCGGGCGTGCCCGCGTCGCCGAGCTGCTGCACCTGGTCGGCCTGGAGGCCTCGGCGGGGCTGCGACCCCGGCAGGTGTCCGGCGGCATGGCGCAGCGCGCGTCGCTGGCCCGCGCGCTGGCCCGCAACCCCGGCGTGCTGCTGCTCGACGAGCCCTTCGGCGCGCTCGACGCGCTGACGCGCCTGCGCATGCAGGAGCTGCTGCTCGACGTGCACGCCGCCGAGCCGACCACCGTGCTGCTCGTCACGCACGACGTCGAGGAGGCCCTCTACCTGGCCGACCGGGTGCTGCTGCTGCGCACCCTCGCCGGCACCCCGGACGCCACGCCGAGCATCGCCGAGGTCGTCGACGTGCCCGGCGCCCGACCCCGCGACCGCGCCGACCAGCGCCTGGCCGAGCTGCGCGTGCGGCTGCTCGACGGCCTGGGCGTCGCCACCCACCACGCCGCGACCGACCCGGACGCGCACCACTCCATCTGACCCGCCCCACCCCCTCCCCGGGCACCCGCCCGCCGCACCGAAGGACGCACGATGACCCTGCGCACCGCCGCACCCAGCACCGCCCTGGCCCTCGCCACCGCCCTGGTGCTCACCGGCTGCGTCGCCGGTGAGGACGCCGCCGCCGAGCCCGCCGCCTCCGGCGGCACCTGGAGCACCGACACCCTCGAGATCGACTTCGCCACGTACAACCCGCTGAGCCTCGTCATCAAGGAGCAGGGCTGGCTGGAGGAGGAGCTCGGCGACGACGTCACCGTCACGTGGGTGCAGTCCGCCGGGTCGAACAAGGCCAACGAGGCGCTGCGCGCCGGCGCGATCGACGTCGGGTCGACCGCCGGCTCGGCGGCGCTGCTCGCGCGCTCCAACGGCTCGCCGATCCGCACCATCGACATCTACTCCCAGCCCGAGTGGGCCGCGATCGTCGTGCCCGAGGGCTCGGACATCACCTCGGTGGAGGACCTCGCCGGCCGGTCGGTCGCCGCGACGAAGGGCACCGACCCGTACTTCTTCCTGCTGCAGTCGCTCGACGCGGCCGGCGTCCCGCTCGACGAGGTCGAGGTGCAGAACCTCCAGCACGCCGACGGGCGCACGGCCCTCGAGCAGGGGTCGGTCGACGCGTGGGCGGGGCTCGACCCGATCATGGCCGCCAGCCAGGCCGAGTCGGGCACGGAGCTGGTGTACCGGAACATCGACTTCAACACGTACGGGTTCCTCAACGCCACGGAGGAGTTCCTGACGGCCAGCCCGGACGTCGCGCAGGTGGTCGTGGACGCCTACGAGAAGGCCCGCGCGTACGCCCAGGAGAACCCCGAGGAGGTCGTGGAGATCCTCGCGGAGGTCGCCGGCATCGACCCGGCCGTCGCCGAGACGGTGATCGTCGAGCGCACGAACCTCGACGTCGACCCGGTGCCGGGCGAGGCCCAGCGGGCGGTGCTCGAGGTGGTCGGGCCGATCTTCGTCGAGTCCGGCGACGTGGCCGACCAGGCCGCCATCGACGACGCCCTCGACACGCTGTTCGAGCCGACGTTCGCCGAGGCCGCCGACCCGTCGCGCGTGGCGGGCTGACGATGACCCCGCCACCCGTCCTGGGCAGCCCGGGCACCGGTCCCGTCGTCGACCGCGACGGGCGGCCCGCGCGCGGGCTGAACCCGTTCGACAGCGGTCCGCGCCGACCCGTCGCCCCGTCGGGTGGCAGCCGCGGCGGCGCGCCGTTCTGGTCGCGCCGCCCGGTGCGGGTCGTCGGCGGCGCGCTGCTGCCGGTGCTCGTGCTCACCGCGTGGTGGTGGGTCACCGCCTCCGGGCAGGTGCCCGCCTACCAGCTGCCGTCGCCCGCGTCGGTGTGGCAGGCCGGCGTCGACCTGATCGAGCGCGGCGAGCTGGGTGTGCACATCGCCATCTCGGTGCAGCGCGTCGTGCTGGGCTTCGCGATCGGCTCCGCCGTCGCGCTCGTCCTCGGCGCCGTCGTGGGCCTCTCCCGCGCCGGCGACGTGCTGCTGTCCCCCACGCTGGCGGCGGTGCGCGCCGTGCCGTCGCTGGCGTGGGTGCCGCTGCTGATCCTCTGGATGAAGATCGGCGAGGACTCCAAGATCACGCTCATCGCCATCGGCGCGTTCTTCCCGCTGTTCACCACGCTGGCCGCCGCGCTGCGCCACGTGGACCCCCAGCTCGTCGAGGCGGGGCGCGCGTTCGGGCTGCGGGGCGTGCGGCTGCTGACCACCGTGCAGCTGCCGGCCGTGCTGCCCTCGCTCATGGCCGGGCTGCGGCTCGCGCTCGCCCAGGCGTGGCTCTTCCTCGTCGCCGCCGAGCTCATCGCGTCGTCCATGGGCCTGGGCTTCCTGCTCACCGACTCGGCGAACAACGGCCGGCTCGACCGGATCTTCCTGGCCATCGTGCTGCTGGCCCTGCTCGGCAAGCTGTCCGACTCGATCGTGGCGCTCGCCGAGCGTGCGCTGCTGCGGAGGTACGCATGACCACCCTGACGGCCCTGCAGACCGAGACCCGCACCTACCCGCCGTCGCCCGCGTTCGCCGCGCAGGCCAACCTGGGGCCCGAGGCGTGGGCCGCGGCCGACGCCGACCCCGTGGCCTTCTGGGAGGACGCGGCCCGGCGCCTGGAGTGGGACACGCCGTGGACCGTCGCGCACGAGTGGGAGCCGCCCGTGCCCGTCGCCGGCGGCGCCCCCGACGAGCTGACCGTGCCGCAGGCCCGCTGGTTCGTCGGCGGCCGGCTCAACGTGGCCGTCAACTGCGTCGACCGGCACGTCGCGGCCGGGCGCGGCGACAAGGTCGCGCTGCACGTCGAGGGCGAGCGCGGCGACCGCCGCTCGATCACCTACGCCCAGCTGCAGCGCGAGGTCGCGCAGGCCGCGCACGCGCTCACCGAGCTCGGCGTCGGCCCCGGCGACCGCGTCGTGGTGTACCTGCCGGTGATCGCCGAGACCGTCGTCGTGACCCTCGCCATCGCGCGGATCGGCGCCGTGCACTCCCTCGTCTTCGGCGGGTTCTCCGCCGAGGCCGTGCGGTTCCGCGTCCAGGACACCCGCGCCAAGGTGCTCGTCACGAGCGACGGGCAGGTCCGCCGCGGGCAGGACGTCGAGGTCAAGTCCGCCGCCGACGAGGCCGTCGCGGGCCTCGACCACGTCGAGCACGTGCTCGTCGTGCGCCGCACCGGCCAGGACGTGCCCTGGACGCCCGGGCGCGACGTGTGGTGGGACGACGTCGTCGCCCGCCAGCCCGACGTGCACGAGCCGCAGGCGTTCGACGCCGAGCACCCGCTGTTCGTCATCTACACCTCCGGCACCACCGGCAAGCCCAAGGGCCTGGTGCACACCGCGGGCGGGTACCTCACGCACGCCGCCTGGTCCCACTGGGCGGTGTTCGACGCCAAGGACGACGACGTGCACTGGTGCACCGCCGACCTCGCGTGGGTCACCGCGCACACCTACGAGATCTACGGGCCGCTCGCCAACGGCCTCACGCAGGTGATCTACGAGGGCACCCCCGACGCCCCGCACCGCGAGCGCCACCTGGAGGTCATCGAGCGGTACGGCGTGACGACGTACTACACGGCGCCGACGCTGATCCGCACGTTCATGACCTGGTTCGGGGCGGACCTGCCCGGCGGGCACGACCTGTCGAGCATCCGGCTGCTCGGGACCGTCGGGGAGGCCATCAACCCCGAGGCGTGGGTGTGGTTCCGGCGCACGTTCGGCCGCGACGAGGTGCCCGTGGTCGACACGTGGTGGCAGTCGGAGACGGGTGCGGCGATGATCGCGCCGCTGCCCGGCGCGACCACGCTCAAGCCGGGCTCGGCGACGCGCCCGCTGCCGGGCGTGGCGGCGAAGGTCGTCGGCGAGGACGGCGCCGAGGTGGCGCCGGGGCAGGGCGGCTTCCTCGTCGTCGAGCGCCCCTGGCCGGGCATGGCGCGCACGGTGTGGGGCGACCCGCAGCGGTACCTCGACGCGTACTGGCGCCGGTTCGCCGGGCACGGGGAGCACGGCGGGTACTTCCTCGCCGGCGACGGCGCGTCGTACGACGACGACAAGGACGTGTGGCTGCTGGGGCGGATCGACGACGTCATCAACGTCTCGGGGCACCGGCTGTCGACGATCGAGGTGGAGTCGGCGCTCGTCGCGCACCCGGCGGTCGGCGAGGCCGGTGTCGCGGGCGTCGCGGACCCGGTGACGGGGCAGGCCGTCGCGGCGTTCGTCGTGCCGTCGGTGACGCCCGGGCCCGTGGAGGACGTCGCGGCGTGGCTCGCGGCGGGCGCCGCGCTGCGCGAGGACCTGCGCGCGCACGTGGCGCACGCCATCGGCCCGGTCGCCAAGCCGCGGCACGTGCTGCTGGTCCCGGAGGTCCCCAAGACCCGGTCGGGCAAGATCATGCGGCGGCTGCTCACGCAGCTCGTCGAGGGCACGACGCTCGGCGACACGACGTCGCTGCAGAACCCGTGGGCCGTGGAGCAGGTGGGCGCGCTCGTCGTCGCCGCCGGTCTCGACGCCCGCTGACCACCACCGACCACGACAGGAGACCCGTGAGCGACCACCGCTTCGGCTTCCGCACCCGCGCGCTGCACGCGGGCGGCATCCCCGACGCCGCGACCGGCGCCCGGGCGGTGCCGATCTACCAGACGACGTCGTTCGTGTTCCAGGACACCGACGACGCCGCGAACCTCTTCGCGCTGCAGAAGTACGGGAACATCTACTCCCGGATCGGCAACCCCACGGTCGCCGCGCTGGAGGAGCGGATCGCCTCGCTCGAGGGCGGGATCGGCGCGGTCGCGACCGCGTCGGGCATGGCCGCGGAGTTCGTGACGTTCGCCGCGCTCGTCGGCGCCGGTGACCACGTCGTGGCCTCCGCCCAGCTGTACGGCGGCACGGTCACCCAGCTCGACGTGACGCTGCGCCGGTTCGGCGTCGAGACGACGTTCGTGCGCGGCACCGACCCGGCCGACTACGCGGCGGCGATCCGCCCCGAGACGAAGGTCGTCTACACCGAGGTCGTCGCGAACCCGTCGGGCGAGGTCGCGGACCTCGCGGGCCTGGCGGAGGTCGCGCACGCGGCGGGCGTGCCGCTCGTCGTGGACGCGACCCTGTCGACGCCGTACCTCGTGCGCCCCATCGAGCACGGCGCGGACATCGTCATCCACTCGGTGACGAAGTTCCTCGGCGGGCACGGCACCACCCTCGGCGGCGTCGTCGTGGAGTCGGGGCGGTTCGACTGGGGCAACGGGAAGTTCCCGCAGATGACCGAGCCCGTGGCCTCGTACGGCGGCGTGCAGTGGTGGGGCAACTTCGGCGAGTACGGGTTCCTCACCAAGCTGCGCTCGGAGCAGCTGCGCGACATCGGCCCCGCCCTGTCCGCGCAGTCGGCGTTCCAGCTGCTCCAGGGGGTCGAGACCCTCGCGCAGCGCATGGACGCCCACCTGGCGAACGCCCGGGCCGTGGCGCAGTGGCTCGACGAGGACCCGCGCGTCGGGTACGTGCTGTGGGCCGGGCTCCCGTCGCACCCGCACCACGAGCGCGCGCAGCGGTACCTGCCGCTCGGGCCGGGGTCGGTGTTCGCGTTCGGCGTCGCCGGCACCGACGAGCGCCCGGGCCGCGAGGTCGGACGCCGGTTCATCGAGCAGCTCCAGCTCGCCAGCCACCTGGCCAACGTCGGGGACGCGCGCACGCTCGTCATCCACCCCGCCTCGACCACCCACCAGCAGCTCAGCGGCGAGCAGCTCGAGGCCGCGGGCGTGCCCGAGGACCTCGTGCGCATCAGCGTGGGCCTGGAG
This region includes:
- a CDS encoding ABC transporter permease, with product MTPPPVLGSPGTGPVVDRDGRPARGLNPFDSGPRRPVAPSGGSRGGAPFWSRRPVRVVGGALLPVLVLTAWWWVTASGQVPAYQLPSPASVWQAGVDLIERGELGVHIAISVQRVVLGFAIGSAVALVLGAVVGLSRAGDVLLSPTLAAVRAVPSLAWVPLLILWMKIGEDSKITLIAIGAFFPLFTTLAAALRHVDPQLVEAGRAFGLRGVRLLTTVQLPAVLPSLMAGLRLALAQAWLFLVAAELIASSMGLGFLLTDSANNGRLDRIFLAIVLLALLGKLSDSIVALAERALLRRYA
- a CDS encoding ABC transporter ATP-binding protein, coding for MALTSPVATDRRAHTVALRDVRRAFATPAGPHTVLRSVDVELHAGEIVALVGPSGCGKSTLLRQVSGLDTPDGGQILLDGTPVTGVDARTAVAFQEPRLLPWRTLAQNVALGLRPGTDKAAGRARVAELLHLVGLEASAGLRPRQVSGGMAQRASLARALARNPGVLLLDEPFGALDALTRLRMQELLLDVHAAEPTTVLLVTHDVEEALYLADRVLLLRTLAGTPDATPSIAEVVDVPGARPRDRADQRLAELRVRLLDGLGVATHHAATDPDAHHSI
- a CDS encoding aliphatic sulfonate ABC transporter substrate-binding protein, translating into MTLRTAAPSTALALATALVLTGCVAGEDAAAEPAASGGTWSTDTLEIDFATYNPLSLVIKEQGWLEEELGDDVTVTWVQSAGSNKANEALRAGAIDVGSTAGSAALLARSNGSPIRTIDIYSQPEWAAIVVPEGSDITSVEDLAGRSVAATKGTDPYFFLLQSLDAAGVPLDEVEVQNLQHADGRTALEQGSVDAWAGLDPIMAASQAESGTELVYRNIDFNTYGFLNATEEFLTASPDVAQVVVDAYEKARAYAQENPEEVVEILAEVAGIDPAVAETVIVERTNLDVDPVPGEAQRAVLEVVGPIFVESGDVADQAAIDDALDTLFEPTFAEAADPSRVAG
- the acs gene encoding acetate--CoA ligase — its product is MTTLTALQTETRTYPPSPAFAAQANLGPEAWAAADADPVAFWEDAARRLEWDTPWTVAHEWEPPVPVAGGAPDELTVPQARWFVGGRLNVAVNCVDRHVAAGRGDKVALHVEGERGDRRSITYAQLQREVAQAAHALTELGVGPGDRVVVYLPVIAETVVVTLAIARIGAVHSLVFGGFSAEAVRFRVQDTRAKVLVTSDGQVRRGQDVEVKSAADEAVAGLDHVEHVLVVRRTGQDVPWTPGRDVWWDDVVARQPDVHEPQAFDAEHPLFVIYTSGTTGKPKGLVHTAGGYLTHAAWSHWAVFDAKDDDVHWCTADLAWVTAHTYEIYGPLANGLTQVIYEGTPDAPHRERHLEVIERYGVTTYYTAPTLIRTFMTWFGADLPGGHDLSSIRLLGTVGEAINPEAWVWFRRTFGRDEVPVVDTWWQSETGAAMIAPLPGATTLKPGSATRPLPGVAAKVVGEDGAEVAPGQGGFLVVERPWPGMARTVWGDPQRYLDAYWRRFAGHGEHGGYFLAGDGASYDDDKDVWLLGRIDDVINVSGHRLSTIEVESALVAHPAVGEAGVAGVADPVTGQAVAAFVVPSVTPGPVEDVAAWLAAGAALREDLRAHVAHAIGPVAKPRHVLLVPEVPKTRSGKIMRRLLTQLVEGTTLGDTTSLQNPWAVEQVGALVVAAGLDAR
- a CDS encoding O-acetylhomoserine aminocarboxypropyltransferase/cysteine synthase family protein — encoded protein: MSDHRFGFRTRALHAGGIPDAATGARAVPIYQTTSFVFQDTDDAANLFALQKYGNIYSRIGNPTVAALEERIASLEGGIGAVATASGMAAEFVTFAALVGAGDHVVASAQLYGGTVTQLDVTLRRFGVETTFVRGTDPADYAAAIRPETKVVYTEVVANPSGEVADLAGLAEVAHAAGVPLVVDATLSTPYLVRPIEHGADIVIHSVTKFLGGHGTTLGGVVVESGRFDWGNGKFPQMTEPVASYGGVQWWGNFGEYGFLTKLRSEQLRDIGPALSAQSAFQLLQGVETLAQRMDAHLANARAVAQWLDEDPRVGYVLWAGLPSHPHHERAQRYLPLGPGSVFAFGVAGTDERPGREVGRRFIEQLQLASHLANVGDARTLVIHPASTTHQQLSGEQLEAAGVPEDLVRISVGLEDVEDILWDLDQALTAATGRDRTGTEMAR